CGTCAGGCGTTGAGCGAGCACGAGGATCTGCGATGGGTCACCCCGCACAGCTTCCGGCGCAGCGTGGCCACGGTTATCCGGGACGGGCTCGGCGTGGAGGCCGCACAACGTCAGCTGTCTCATGCGCAACTGGCTACCACAGAGGGTCACTACGTTCAGCGTGTGACAGCGGGCCCCGACAGCCGCGCGGTGCTGGAGAAATGGGCCAGCAACCAAGATTGAAGATCGAATCTACGGGGAAAATGCGGGATTCGGCCGAGTCGAGTTAGCCTGCGAATCACGAAAACGGCTCTGACCTGCAGGGAGTGGAGCCGATGACGGGAATCGAACCCGCGTATTCAGCTTGGGAAGCTGATGTTCTGCCATTGAACTACATCGGCCTGTTTGATCAGGAAGGCTAGCACCCAGGCCACACCGATTCACGAGCTGGGGGATCCATGAAACGCCTCGCCGCCGCTTCGGCCGCCGCGCTGAGCCTGAGCATCGCCGTCATACCGGTCGCCGCGGCCACCCCGCCCGACGGCGATATCGAGCGGACCGAGCTGGCGACCGGCACCGGCGACCAGCCCGTGCAGATCCAGACGACGGGCCCGACCACCCTCTACGTCCAGGAACTCCTGCTGCACCCACCGGCCAGCAGTGGTTGGCACACCCACCCCGGCGTCGAGCACACCGTCATCACCGGCGGCACCGTCACGCTGCAGACCGCAGACCAGTGCGCGCCGACCCCGTACCTCGCCGGCCAGGCCATCGTCATCCCGGCCGGCGTCCCGCACGTCGTGCGCAACGACAGCCCGCACGACGCCAACGCCGTGGTCACCTACACGCTGCCCGCCGACCAACCCGTCCGTGCGGACGCGCCAGCCGCCTGCCCCTGACCCGCGCCCGTTAGGCTCACCGCGTGCTGCTCTCCGATCGCGATATCCGCGCCGAGATCGCCGCGGGCCGGCTGGCGCTGGACCCGCACGACGACGATCTGATCCAGCCCTCCAGCATCGACGTCCGCCTGGACAGTCTGTTCCGGGTGTTCAACAACACCCGCTACACCCACATCGACCCGGCGCTGCGCCAGGACGACCTGACCACGCTGGTGGAACCCAAGGAGAACGAACCGTTCGTCCTGCACCCCGGCGAGTTCGTGCTCGGGGCCACCCTGGAGCGCTGCACCCTGCCCGATGACCTGGCCGGACGCCTGGAAGGAAAGTCCTCGCTGGGTCGCCTGGGACTGCTGACCCACTCCACCGCCGGGTTCATCGATCCGGGCTTCACCGGGCACATCACCCTGGAGCTGTCCAACGTCGCGAACCTGCCCATCACGCTGTGGCCGGGCATGAAAATTGGGCAGCTGTGCCTGCTGCGGCTGACCAGCCCCGCCGAGCATCCGTACGGCAGCAGCAAGGCCGGATCCAAGTACCAGGGGCAGCGTGGACCGACGCCGTCGCGCTCGTATCTGAACTTCCCTCAGCGCTGAACCCGCGTAGGGTTTGTTTCATGCGCTAGCTAACGCCGCCGGATGTAACGACGGTGCTGCTCGTGGCGATGAACAACTAGTTGCCGGTTTGTGTCGACGTTTCGGTTGCGACAAAACGCGCGATGTAGCAAACACTTTGGAGGGGTAAGTGGACATCGTACTCGGTGTGTCCCTGACACCGACGACAGTGCGGATGGTGCTGGTCGAAGGGGAGAAGGGCGACGGCGCGACCGTCGATCATGACGTTTTCGACGTCACCGCCCCCGCGGACGCAGCAACGCCCAGCGCGGCCGACCAGGTGGTCGAGGCTGTGCTCGGCACGCAGGAGAGCGCCGAAGCCGGCGGACATCACCTGAAATCGATCGGCGTCACCTGGACCGACCACACCGAGGCCGCCGCCCTGCGCGACGCATTGGCCGCCCGTGGACTGACCGACGTGATGCTGGTGTCCGAACTGCACGCCGCCGGCGCGCTGGCCCAAGCCGCCGGCCGGGCCGTCGGCTACGCCTCCACCGCACTGCTGTTCCTCGACCGCGACACCGCCACGCTGTCGGTGGTCCGCGGTGACGACGGCTCGGTGGTCAAGGTGCTCAGCCGCAGCCTGCACAGCACCGACGCGATGGCCGTCCTGGGCGATATGGCCGCCGCGGTGGCCCGCCAGGACACCCCGCCCGAGGGCATGTTCGTGGTCGGATCGGGCATCGACGTCGCCGCCGTCAAGGACCACCTTGCCGATCTGGTCGACATCCCGGTCAGCGCACCCGAGGAATCCGGACTCGCACTGGCTCGCGGTGCGGCCCTAGCATCGGCCGCCGCACCGATGTACGAGGCGTCCACGGTCGGGCTGGCCTACTCGCTGGACCCCGACGGTCCGACCGCGGGTTCGGTGCTGCACACCGCCGACACCCAGCTGGCTGCCAGCGCGGTCCCCAACTACGCCGAGATCCCCGATGACCTGTCCGGACTGGACGCCGAGCCGACCGCGGACGAGGAACGCAAACCGTTCCTGCTGATCGGCAGCGCCATGGCGTCGATCTTCGTCGTCGGTGTGGTGGCCCTGGCCATCTCGCTGGCCGTGAGCATCCGGCCGACCGCCGACGAGCGCCCCGCACCCGCGCGGGCCGCGGTCGCACCCAGCGTGCAGGCTCCGCCGCCGGCGCCGGCCCCCGAGGCGCTACCGGTCCAGCCTGCCCCGCCGCCGGCGCCCGAGGTCGCCCAGACGATCAAGGCGCCGATCCCCGTGGTGCAGCAGGCCCCCGCGCCGCGTCAGGTCTTCGTCGAGGCGGCCCCTGCCCCGCAGGCGCCGGCTCCCGCACCCGCGCCGGCTGCTCCGCCGCCGGCCCCCGCTCCGGCAGCTCCGGCGCCGGCGCCCGCGTTCATCCCGCCGGTGGTGCTGCCGCCGCCGGTGATCGTGCTGCCCCGCCCGCAGTGGCCCGTGTGGACGCCGCCGTGGGAGCAGCAGCCGCAGCGTCCCGACCACTACGACGATGACGACTCCGGCTGGCCGGACTGGACGCCGCCGCAGCAGACCCAGCCGCAACCCCAGCCGACGCGTCCCCAGCCGCAACCCCAGCAGCCGCAGGCGCCGCAGTGGCCGCAGCTCCCGCAGTGGCCCGGCGGCGGAAACGGTGGTGCTCCCAGTGCCGGCCCGAGCGGTGCGGGTCCCGGCGCGGGCGGTCCGCGTGGTGAATCCGGTTACGGCCGAGGCGATTCGGGCCGCGGTGATTCCGGTCGCGGCGGCCAGTCCGGCCCGGGTGGGCCCGGCGGCGGTCCGGCTGCACCGGGGAGCAACTGCTTCCTGATCTTCTGCAGCTGAGCCCGCTCAGTCGGTCACGGGTTGGACCTGGATCGGGGGAATGGCGTCCAGGCAGTCCAGCGGACCGGTCGATCCGGAGCGCACGAAGCGGTCGATGATGTCGGCGACGCACCCGCTGGGCTCACTGTCGGGGGTGTGGCCGACATTGGGCACCGTCACGAACGTCGAGTGCGGGAACTGGCGGGCGGTCAGCAGACCGTTGGCATCCGGGGTCACGGCGTCCAGGTCACCGGACAACACCAGCACCGGCACGTCGGGCAGCGGGGTGTGGACCTGGTCGGGACGCTTCTGATGCGCCGCCGCCGGCCATCTGATGCAGATGTCCCCGCCGTCGTGCTGAGCCTCGGCAAAACCCTGAGCGCTGAACGAGCCGAGATCACCGGCCTTCTGCAGCGCGCTCTGGAACTGGTTCTCCCGTTGCGTCTCATCGGATTTCGTGGACCACAGCGGTAGGTAGTCGTTGCACGAGATGGCGATGTACAGGTCGTCGCCCACCGGTGTGTAGCCCGGCACGCCGAGCTCGGCGATCAGATCGCGCAACGGCTCCTCGTCACCGTGGACATAACTGTGCAGTGCCGCGGGCACTTCGCCGAGCACCGTCGTCTCGTCCGGATCGGCACCCACCCCGCTGGTTGCTCCCTCGAAGACGAGGTTGGCGAACTCGCCCTCGGTCACCAGGGCGTCGTCGACGGTGATCGGGGACTCGCGCAGGGCGGCGGTCACCATCCGCAGATCGGCCACCGCGACGTTGCCGTCACAGGCGCCGCTGCGATCGCAGATCCGGTGCAAGGCCAGGTCGACCGCCTCGGCGTTGGGCCGCTGCAGCGGGTCGAAGTGCAGCGGATAGGCACCCGCCAGGACGATGGATTGCACGTGATCGGGATGACGCTGGGCGTACACCGTCATCAGGTAGGTGCCATAGGACGCGCCGTAGGCGATCACCTTGTCGATGCCGAGGTGATCGCGGACGGCATCGAAATCGTCGGCGGTGGCCGCGGAGGTGTAGGCGCCGGCGCGGGGACCGAGATGGTCGGCGCACTGGGCGACCGCGTCGCGCTGTTCGGACCTGGTGCCGATCGCGAAGGCGAAACCGTCGACATCGCAGTCCATCGGCGAGGATTCGCCGATGCCGCGCGGATCGATCAGCAGCACGTCGTAGTCCTCGAGGACGCCCGGAGTGAGGGCGGCGACGTCAGGGCCCCACGCGATCACCGGGACACCGGGTCCACCGGGGTTGGGCATGATCGTGCCCGCCGGCTCGGGATTGTCACCGCTGTGGCGCACCAACGCGTAGCCGACGTCGATGGTGCCCAATTCGGGTGCGTCGTCGAGCAGGGGGCGCTGGATGACCCCGCACTCGGTGACATGGTGCAGGATGCTCGGACACCAGTCCGGAGTGCCCGTCACCGCCGCCGTCGAGACCGGCGGCGCGGCTACCGGAACGGACTGCCCGCACGCCGCCACCATGACCGCAGCCCCCAGCGCGGCGATCCAGTGAATGGCGCGCCGCGACCGTTGTGGTGTCCTGGGCCGGGGTCCGTGGGATATGAGCGTTCCGCCTCCTGCGCGAGTGGTCGAACCGCCACGATAGCCCTCAGAGCTGGTCTTGGCCGGTCACGCCGTCGCGCAACATCCCGCCGAAGCCCTGCCAGAGCAACATGAACACCAACTCGACGACGCGCTCGCGCGGCACGTCGCGGTTCTCATACCACCAGGTCGCGACACCATCGCACGCCGACTGGGTGGCGCGCGCCAGGATCCATGCGGAATCGTCGAGTGTGATGCCGCGCACGGAGGTGGTCTCTCCGGCGCCGAAGCGGATCAGGTCGGCGATGGCCTCGGTCCCGCGGCCGATGATCTCCTCGACGACGGCAGCGGTCTCGGAGTCGGCGGGTGGGTCGCGGTGCAGGAACCGCCACATGAACGGGTCGGCTTCGACGAACTCGAAGTAGTTGGAGATGCTGGCGCGCACCAACTCTTCCGGGGTGGCACCCTCGACGTGGCGCAGCGAGCGCTCCCGCAGCCGGGCGGCGTGCTCCTGGATCACGGCGAGATGCAGGTCGCGCTTGGAGCCGAAGTGGTCGTAGAGCACCGAGGGCACCACCCCGGCCAAGCTGGCGATGTCCTGCATCTTGGCCTCGGCGAAGCCATGCTCGGCGAAGGTCTCGACAGCCGCGTCAAGGATGCGCGTACGTCGCTGTGCTGCTGGTATCCGGATCCTTGCCATACCGAATTGTAATTCGGTAAGCTGCAAATACAGTACCGAACCGCGATTCGGTTAGGGGTGATGATGGCAACTATGCGTGAACGCATCCACTGGATGGCCATGCACGGCTTCGTCCGGGGGATCTCGACTCTGTTCGCCCGGCGCGGCGACCCGCAGGGCCGCTTGATCGCCGATCCCGCGATCCGTGCCGACCCGGTCCCGTTCACCGAGGAACTGCGCGCGCAGGGCCCGCTGGTCAAGGGGCGGGTCGTCTACCTGTCCGTGGACCACAAGGTCTGCAGCGATGTCCTGCGGTCGGAGGATTTCCGGGTCATCGCACTCGGGTCGAATCTGCCCGGGCCGCTGCAATGGGTCATCGACCGCACCAAACCCGATGTGCTGCACCCACTCCAGCCGCCCTCGATGCTCTCGGTGGAGGCACCCGAGCACACCCGCTACCGCAAGCTGGTGTCCTCGGTGTTCACCACCAGGGCCGTGGCGGCGCTACGGGATCGGGTGCAGGACAGCGCGAATCGGCTACTCGACGATCTCGCCGCGGAGACCGGCACCGTCGACATCGTGGAACGGTACTGCGGGCAATTGCCGGTCACCGTCATCGGTGACATACTCGGCGTCCCCGAACACGACCGGTCCCGCGTCCTGGAGTTCGGCGAGCACGGCGCCGCCAGCCTGGACATCGGACTGACCTGGCCGCAGTATCAGGAGGTCAGCGCGGCAGTCCAGGGGTTCAACGATTGGCTGGTCGGGCATCTGCGGCAGTTGCGCCGCAACCCCGGAGACGATCTGATGAGCCAGATCATCACCGCCTCCGAAGCATCCGAGGACGGTCCGCTGACCGAGCGGGAATTGGTGGCCACCGCCGGGCTGGTCCTGGCCGCCGGCTTCGAGACCACTGTCAATCTGCTCGGCAGCGGTATCCGGATGCTGTTGCAGCACCCCGAACACCTGCAGACGCTGTCGCAGCGGCCCGAGCTGTGGCCGACCGCCGTCGAGGAGATCCTGCGCCTGGAATCCCCGGTGCAGCTCTCGGCGCGCATCGCCACCAAGGACCTGGACCTGGCGGGCACCCGCGTGCGGGCGGGCGAAGGGGTGTTGGTCTACATCGCCGGGGCCAACCGCGACCCGAAGGTTTTCGACGACCCGCACCGCTTCGACATCGAGCGGTCCAATGCCGGAAAGCACCTGTCGTTCTCCGGCGGCAGGCACTTCTGCCTCGGTGCCGCGCTGGCCAGGGCCGAGGGCGAAGTCGGGCTGCGGACGTTCTTCGAGCGCTTCCCCCACGCCGCGCTGGCCGGGGACGGAACCCGTCGCGAAACCAGGGTGCTGCGCGGCTGGTCCACCCTGCCAATCGCCCTCGGCGACACCCGCGCCGCGCTACCGTCGTAAGCATGGACTTCCGAGCCGCCCTGCTCGAACAAACCAGAGACTTCGGTGAGCTGATCCGTGATGCAGACCCGGCGACGCCGGTTGACAGCTGTCCGGGGTGGACGGTCAACCAGCTGTTCCGTCATGTGGGTCGCGGAAACCGTTGGTGCACACAGATCATCACCGACCGCCGCACCGAGCCGTTGAATCCGCGCGAGGTGCGCGACGGTAAACCGCCCGAGGACATGGATGCGGCCATCGACTGGCTCAACGAGGGCGCGGTGGCCCTGATCGACGCCGTGGAGCAGGCCGGTTCGAACATCAAGGTGTGGACCTTCGTCGGCCCGCACATCCCGGGTTGGTGGATTCGGCGTCGGGTGCACGAGCAGACCGTCCACCTCGCCGACGCCCATCTGGCCCTGGGCACCGAGTTCGATCTGCCCGCCGGACTGGCCGCCGATGGCGTCAGCGAATGGCTCGACTTGGCGACGGCACTGCACAAGCCGATCCCACGCGGACAGTCGCTGCACCTGCACGCCACCGACGACGGCCTCGGCCCGACCGGGGAGTGGACCGTCGTGCACGATGACGAGGGGCTGTCCTGGACGTATGCGCACGGCAAGAGCGACGTCGCGGTCCGCGGACGGGCGGTGGATCTGCTGCTGGCGATCACCCGTCGACGCACCGCGGCCGATGCCGGGCTGGAGATCCTGGGGGACGCGGACGTATGGGACGCGTGGTTGGCCGGCTCGCCGCTCTAGAGTGCTCAGCATGAGCACCTCCGAGATCGCCACCGTCCTGGCATGGCACGACGCCCTCAACGCCCGTGACTACGACACGCTGGTGAAGCTGTCCAGCGACGATATCGAGATCGCTGCCGCCGACCGCGCCGCCCAAGGACACCAGGCCCTGCTGGACTGGGCACAGGAAGGCGTCACCGCCGAGGTGGGCAGGCTCTACGTGCACGACGGGGTCGTGGTTGCCGAACAGACCGTCGATGCAGCCGCGGCCGCGTCGGCATTCCGGGTGGTGCACGACCAGGTCACCTCCGTGTTCCTGCATCAGAGCCTCGAGGAGGCCCTGGCCGCCACCGGCCTCAGCGAAAAAGACCTCGACGCCTAGATGCGCGGCATCATCCTGGCCGGGGGGACCGGGACGCGGCTGCACCCGATCACCCGGGGCACCAGCAAGCAGCTGCTGCCGGTGTACGACAAACCGATGATCTATTACCCGCTGAGCACACTGATGATGGCGGGGATTCGGGACATCCTGATCATCACCACCGGCCACGATGCACCGGGCTTTCACCGGCTGCTCGGCGACGGCTCGCAATGGGGTATCAACCTCACCTACGCGGTGCAGGACACACCCGAGGGCCTTGCGCAGGCCTTCGTGATCGGCGCCGACCATATCGGCGGCGATTCGGTGGCATTGGTATTGGGCGACAACATCTTCTACGGACCCGGCCTGGGAACGGGCTTGCGCCGATTCCAGAACGTCAGCGGCGGAGCCATTTTCGCGTACTGGGTGGCCAACCCGTCGGCCTACGGGGTCGTCGAATTCGACGTCGACGGCCGGGCGATCTCACTGGAGGAGAAACCGGACAAGCCGAAATCGCATCATGCGGTTCCCGGTCTGTACTTCTATGACAACGATGTCGTCGAGATCGCCCGTGGGCTGCGCAAGTCCGCGCGCGGTGAGTACGAGATCACCGATATCAATCAGACCTATCTGCGCCAAGGCAGACTCTCGGTCGAGGTGCTGGCCCGTGGTACCGCGTGGCTGGATACCGGGACCTTCGATTCCCTGCTGGACGCAGGCGATTTCGTGCGCACCATCGAACAGCGCCAGGGACTGAAGATCAGTGCTCCCGAGGAGGTGGCCTGGCGGGTGGGCTTCATCGACGACGAGCAGCTCGCCGACCGCGCCCAGACCCTGCTCAAGTCGGGCTACGGGAACTATCTCTTGGAGCTGCTGCAGCGTTAGGCGTCGCCAGCACCGCCGCGATGGCCGTCGTCAACGGAACCGAAAGAGCAAGGGCGATACCGCCGACTGCCGAGCGGGCGATCTCGATGGCCACGCTCTCCCCGGTCAGGACATCACCGAGGGATCGGTTGGCCACGCTGAACAACAGCAGTAGCGGGAGCGCGCTGCCCGCGTAGGCGAGCACCAGCGTGTAGACCGTACTAGCGATGTGGTCGCGGCCGACCCGCATGGCGCCGAAGAACACCGCCCGCCGTGAATCACTGTGCTGTGCCAGCTCGAAGGCCGTCGAGGCCTGGGTGACGGTGACGTCGTTGAGGACGCCGAGGGAACCGATGATGAAACCGGCCAGCAGCAGGCCGGTGATCGACACCCCACCGAGGAACGTCGCGACCGCATTGTTCTCCTCCTCCGAAAGCCCGGTGAGGTGGGTGAGCTCGATGGCCCCCCACGACAGCGCCGTCGCCAGCAGTAGCGATGTCAACGTGCCCAGCAGCGCCGCGCTGGTGCGCAGACTCACCCCGTGGGCCAGGTAGAGCACGGCATAGAGGATCAATGACGACGCCACCAGCGCCACCGGAATGGCATTGGCCCCGTCGCGCAGGGCGGGCAGCATGAACAGCACCAGCACCGCGAAGGCGACGGCGATACCAATCAGGGCGCGCAGACCGCGCCAGCCGGCGACCGCGACGACGACGATGGCGAAGGCCGCCGCCAACGCGGTGAGCGTCCAGCTGCGCTCGTAGTCGTAGAAGGAGTAGATGGTGGTGCCGGTCGGGTCGACCGCGCGGGTGATGCGGATATCGTCGCCGACGACAAGTTGCGGTTGTCCCGGTCCGCCGCTGAACTCCAGCAGTGTGTAGGCGCCCTCGTTGGGACCGGAACCGATCCGGATGAACGACTGGGTGCAATGGGTATCACCGGTGCTCGGCGGCGGTGCGGACGTGATGACCGCGCCGACCGTGGGTCCGCCGCAGGCTGCCTCCGAGACCGAAACCACCCGGCCGGCCTCGGTGCTGACACCACCGCCCGCGGAGTTCTGGAACGGCAGCGGAATATCCAGCTTCTCCTGACTCGGCCACAGCCAGCCCACCCCGATCAGGGTGGCGAGCGCGATCGCGACCAGCAGGCCGACCACGATGCGCGCGGCCAGCGGGCCCAACGGCGAGGGGCCGCTCAGCGAGTGCGAGTGTGAATGGGAGTGGGCCACCCGAAACAGCGTAGGCGGTGTGCCTGCTACTGCCGGTAGCTGACCAGGAAGTTGCCAAGCCGGTCGATGGCGTTGGCCAGATCCCGCGCCCACGGCAGTGTCACGATGCGCAGATGATCCGGTGTGGGCCAGTTGAATCCGGTGCCCTGGGTGACCAGGATCTTCTCCTGCAACAACAGGTCCAGCACCAGTTGCTCGTCATCGTGGATGTCGTAGACCTCGGGGTCCAGCCGAGGGAACGCGTACAGCGCACCCTGGGGCTTCACACAGGACACTCCGGGGATCGCGTTCAGCTTCTCGACCGCGACATCGCGCTGTTCGAGCAGTCGGCCGCCGGGCAACACCAGATCGTCGATGCTTTGATGGCCGCCCAGGGCAACCTGAATGGCGTGCTGGGCAGGCACATTGGGGCACAGCCGCATATTTGCCAGCAGGTTGATGCCCTCGATGAAACTGCTCGCATGTTCCTTGGGGCCGGTGATCACCAGCCAGCCCGACCGGTAGCCGGCCACCCGATAGGCCTTGGAGAGCCCATTGAAGGTGAGGCACAACAGATCCGGTGCCAGGGTGGCCAGGCTGATGTGCTTGGCGTCGTCGTAGAGGATCTTGTCGTAGATCTCGTCGGCCAGCAGCAGCAGCTGATGCTTGCGCGCGAGTTCGACCATCTGCTCCAGGATTTCGCGGCTGTACACCGCGCCGGTGGGGTTGTTCGGGTTGATCACGACCAGCGCCTTGGTTCGCTCGGTGATCTTGGATTCCAGGTCGGCGATATCGGGGTTCCAGCCCTGGGTCTCGTCACACAGGTAATGCACCGGGGTACCGCCGGCCAGCGCGGTCGAGGCGGTCCACAGCGGGTAGTCCGGCGCCGGGATCAGCACCTGGTCGCCGTTGTCGAGCAATGCCTGCAGCGTCATCGTGATGAGCTCGGAGACACCGTTGCCGAGGAAGACGTCGTCGACGTCGAACTTGGGGAAGCCATCCACGAGTTCGTAGCGGGTGAACACGGCGCGGCGGGCCGGGATGATGCCCTTGGAGTCCGAATAGCCCTGCGCGGTAGGGAGGGCGGCGATGATGTCACGCATGATCACATCGGGGGCCTCGAACCCGAACGGGGCGGGGTTGCCGATGTTGAGCTTGAGGATGCGGTGGCCCTCGGACTCCAGTCGGGAGGCCTGCTCGTGTACCGGCCCGCGGATCTCGTACAGGACGTCCTGCAGCTTGGTCGACTGGGCGAACGTCCGCGGACGCGGCTGCGGGCTCTGATGCCACGTTCGGTCGGGAAGCTGATGGGTACTCACGAGTTACAGTGTCCCACGGGCTGACAACCCGATTTTCGTGCTGCATAACGGTTTGGCTGTCACGACGGTAAATTCACGGCCGCGCGCCGCTGTTTTCTGTGATTGCGGTGCTATTTTCCGATCCATTATGACGTCGATGACACGTTCGCTGACCGCGGTAATGGGAATTGCTGCGGCAGCAGCCCTGGCCCTGGCAGCGCCCGCCCAGGCCGCACCGCCATTGCTCAATGGTTCGTATTCGGGCGCGGAGGGCGATCCGGACAACGTCTGGGTGATGGCCAGCGCCTGCGACCCCTCAGGGTGCACCGGCACGGTATCGAGCAACCAGGGCTGGTCGACACCCATGACATTGGTCGGGGGCATCTGGAACTTCTCGGTGACCAAACCCGACGGATTCATCTGCCCGGACGGAAGTTACGCCCCGGCAATTGTGCATATGACCGTCGATCCGGTGACGCTCGGCGGCGTGCTGTCGGCCGATTCGAACGGCGAATGCCCCGGCGGCATCATCAGCGCCACACCATTCCAATTGAAGGCGCTCTAGCCAAAAGCCGAACGGCCAGTTATAACACGACTTTGCGCTGAAAGCGTGTCACAACTGGCCGCTCGGCAGTAGTTGCGGGTTTAGCGCTTACCGGGCCGACGGGCTCCCTTGGCGATGCCCAGACCCTTCACCGGGGGCTCGTCACCCACGACCCGGGACTCGTCACCGGATCCGTTAGAGCTCGGCGCCGCCGCTGCGGGCTCGGCCTCGGCCGGCGCGGGGGGCTCGGCAGCCTCGGCGGCTTCCGGGACCTCGGCCGGCTCAGGGGCAGCCGCGGGCT
This DNA window, taken from Mycolicibacterium neoaurum, encodes the following:
- a CDS encoding pyridoxal phosphate-dependent aminotransferase, with product MSTHQLPDRTWHQSPQPRPRTFAQSTKLQDVLYEIRGPVHEQASRLESEGHRILKLNIGNPAPFGFEAPDVIMRDIIAALPTAQGYSDSKGIIPARRAVFTRYELVDGFPKFDVDDVFLGNGVSELITMTLQALLDNGDQVLIPAPDYPLWTASTALAGGTPVHYLCDETQGWNPDIADLESKITERTKALVVINPNNPTGAVYSREILEQMVELARKHQLLLLADEIYDKILYDDAKHISLATLAPDLLCLTFNGLSKAYRVAGYRSGWLVITGPKEHASSFIEGINLLANMRLCPNVPAQHAIQVALGGHQSIDDLVLPGGRLLEQRDVAVEKLNAIPGVSCVKPQGALYAFPRLDPEVYDIHDDEQLVLDLLLQEKILVTQGTGFNWPTPDHLRIVTLPWARDLANAIDRLGNFLVSYRQ